The genomic interval GCGAGCCCGGTCGCGCCGGTGATCTCCCGCAGAGTGATCACCGGCCGGTCCGCGCTGAGGAGGGCGAGGATGTCGAAGGCCCGCCGCACACTGCGCACCCCGCCCACGTGCTGGTCGGCGTCGCCCCCCGCCGACGTCTGTCCGTCGCTCACCCGCTGCCTCCCGTACGGTCCCCACGGCCCTCGGCCGATGCTGCTGCCTCCGACCGTAGTCCGCTCTGCGGACCGAGAAAACCGACCGCGCCCTTGGATGGAGGAGGTGTGGGCACCTAGGCTGACCGCACAGTGGACCAGTTGGACCATCTGCTGGTCCTACTGACATCTTCTCCGTGACCGCCGGACGGGCCGGGAAGACCTGGATCGACCTCAGGAGCGAGCATGCGCAAGTCCATCGCGACCGTCTGCCTCAGCGGCACCCTCACCGAGAAACTGACGGCCGCCGCACGGGCCGGCTTCGACGGCGTCGAGATCTTCGAGAACGACCTCCTCGCCAGCCCCCTCGCCCCCGAGGAGATCGCCGCCCGCACTGCCGACCTGGGCCTGCGCATCGACCTCTACCAGCCCATGCGGGACATCGAGGCCGTCCCTGAGGAGCTCTTCGCCCGCAACCTGAGGCGTGCCCGGCACAAGTTCGAGCTGATGCGCAGGCTCGGCGCCGACACCGTCCTCGTCTGTTCCAGCGTCTGCGAGCAGGCCGTGGACGACGACGCCCTCGCGGCCGAGCAACTGGGCCGACTCGCCGACCTGGCCCAGGAGTCCGGCATCCGGGTGGCCTACGAGGCACTGGCGTGGGGACGGCACGTCAGCACGTACGACCATGCCTGGCGGATCGTCGAGGCCGCGGACCATCCGGCGCTCGGCACCTGCCTGGACAGCTTCCACATCCTCTCCAGGGGCTCCGATCCCAAGGGCGTCGAGGACATCCCCGGCGACAAGATCTTCTTCCTCCAGCTCGCGGACGCCCCGCTCATGGCCATGGACGTCCTGCAGTGGAGCCGCCACTACCGCTGCTTCCCCGGTCAGGGCGGATTCGACGTCGCCGGACTCCTGCGGCACGTCCTGAACGCCGGATACGACGGCCCGCTGTCCCTGGAGGTCTTCAACGACGTCTTCCGCCAGGCGGACGCGGGCCGCACGGCCCTGGACGGAATGCGCTCCCTGCTCGCCCTGGAGGAGAACGCCGGAGTATCCCCGCTTCCGGCCCCGGTGATCCCCTCGGGCGTCGCCTTCGCCGAACTCGCCACCAGCGACCCCGAACCCGTCGGCGAACTCCTCACGGCTCTCGGCTTCACCCGCACCGCCCGCCATCACGGCAAGCCGGTCGACCTCTGGGCACAGGGCGAGGCCCGCGTCCTGGTCAACGCGGGCACCGTCGGCCGCCGTACCGACACCACCCTGGCCGCCGTAGGACTGGAGACAGCGGATCCGGCCGCCTCCGCGCGACGGGCGGAAGCCCTGCTCGCGCCCGCCCTGCCCAAGCACCGCACCGCCCAGGACGTCCCGCTGGAGTCGATCGCGGCCCCGGACGGCACCGAAGTACTGTTCTGTGCCACCGGTCGGCCCGAACTCCCCAGCTGGACCGACGACTTCGCGGCCACGGCCGAGAGCGCGGGCGCGACCGCCCTCACCATCGACCACCTCGCGCTGACCCAGCCCTGGCACCACTTCGACGAGTCCGTGCTCTTCCACCGCACGGTGCTGGGCCTCAGCCCGCACGACACCGTCGAGCTCGCCGACCCCTACGGCCTGTTCCGCAGCCGTGCCCTGTCCGCCCCCTCCG from Streptomyces sp. CC0208 carries:
- a CDS encoding sugar phosphate isomerase/epimerase and 4-hydroxyphenylpyruvate domain-containing protein, with amino-acid sequence MRKSIATVCLSGTLTEKLTAAARAGFDGVEIFENDLLASPLAPEEIAARTADLGLRIDLYQPMRDIEAVPEELFARNLRRARHKFELMRRLGADTVLVCSSVCEQAVDDDALAAEQLGRLADLAQESGIRVAYEALAWGRHVSTYDHAWRIVEAADHPALGTCLDSFHILSRGSDPKGVEDIPGDKIFFLQLADAPLMAMDVLQWSRHYRCFPGQGGFDVAGLLRHVLNAGYDGPLSLEVFNDVFRQADAGRTALDGMRSLLALEENAGVSPLPAPVIPSGVAFAELATSDPEPVGELLTALGFTRTARHHGKPVDLWAQGEARVLVNAGTVGRRTDTTLAAVGLETADPAASARRAEALLAPALPKHRTAQDVPLESIAAPDGTEVLFCATGRPELPSWTDDFAATAESAGATALTIDHLALTQPWHHFDESVLFHRTVLGLSPHDTVELADPYGLFRSRALSAPSDGPRLVLNLAPSPEEGGETRARHVAFAVDDIVAAVHRFRAAGAALLRVPANYYDDLEARFDFAEGELETYRELGILYDRDERGGEFRHCYTETVGHVFFEFVQRSGGYAGFGAANAPIRLAAQRR